The following are from one region of the Lynx canadensis isolate LIC74 chromosome D4, mLynCan4.pri.v2, whole genome shotgun sequence genome:
- the LOC115499717 gene encoding olfactory receptor 1L6-like, producing the protein MSRGNQSHITEFLLLRLTSDPKHQEWLFASFLAMYLVNVAGNSVIIAAIRGDTRLHTPMYFFLSNLSLVDICFTNVIVPQMLANMLNKTKKIPFAQCLTQMYFFVTCAITDSFLLAAMAIDRYMAICNPLHYTTTMSPQRCLLLVTVSWVLSHLHSLTHTILMARLSFCGPNVIHHFFCDVQPLLTLSCSDTSVNELLAFTEGSLVIMSPFILIIVSYVHITRAVLRVPSRGGRHKVFSTCGSHLTVVALFYGTAISVYIRPSSTYSVTKDSVVTVIYTVVIPMLNPFIYSLRNKDMKQALRKLTRRKE; encoded by the coding sequence ATGTCAAGGGGAAACCAGAGTCACATCACAGAATTCCTCCTTCTGAGACTGACCAGTGACCCTAAGCACCAGGAGTGGCTCTTTGCCAGCTTTCTGGCCATGTATCTGGTCAACGTGGCTGGCAACTCAGTCATCATTGCAGCCATCCGGGGGGACACCcgcctccacacccccatgtacttcttcctctccaatctGTCCCTGGTGGACATCTGCTTTACAAATGTCATCGTGCCACAGATGCTGGCAAACATGCTGAACAAGACCAAGAAGATCCCCTTTGCCCAATGCCTCACACAGATGTATTTCTTTGTGACCTGTGCGATCACTGACAGCTTCCTCCTGGCTGCCATGGCTATTGACCGCTACATGGCCATCTGTAACCCACTGCATTACACCACGACCATGAGCCCCCAACGCTGTCTCCTGCTGGTGACGGTGTCCTGGGTGCTGTCCCACCTTCACTCACTCACCCACACGATTCTCATGGCCCGCCTCTCCTTCTGTGGGCCCAACGTCATCCACCACTTCTTCTGTGACGTCCAGCCACTGCTGACGCTCTCCTGCTCTGACACCTCTGTCAATGAGCTTTTGGCCTTCACAGAGGGCTCCTTGGTGATCATGAGTCCCTTCATCTTGATCATTGTCTCTTACGTCCACATCACCCGTGCCGTTCTGAGGGTCCCTTCTCGAGGAGGCAGGCACAAGGTCTTCTCCACCTGTGGGTCCCACCTCACAGTTGTGGCACTCTTCTATGGGACTGCCATCTCTGTGTACATTCGCCCCTCATCCACCTACTCAGTGACAAAGGACAGTGTGGTCACTGTTATTTATACTGTGGTAATCCCCATGTTGAACCCTTTTATCTACAGTCTTAGGAACAAGGACATGAAACAAGCCTTGAGAAAGCTGACTAGGAGAAAGGAATAG
- the LOC115499633 gene encoding olfactory receptor 1L6-like, translating into MLRGNQSHIPEFLLLGLTSDPKYQEWLFTSFLVMYLVNVAGNSVIIAAIRGDTRLHTPMYFFLSNLSLVDICFTTVIVPRMLANTLSKTKKIPFAQCLTQMYFFVAFGITDSFLLAAMAIDRYMAICNPLHYTTTMSPQLCLLLVTVSWVLSHLHSLTHTILMARLSFCGPNVIHHFFCDVQPLLTLSCSDTSVNELLAFTEGSLVIMSPFILIIVSYVHITRAVLRVPSRGGRHKVFSTCGSHLTVVALFYGTIIFVYIRPSSTYSVTKDRVITVIYTVVTPMLNPFIYSLRNKDMKQALKKLIRRVE; encoded by the coding sequence ATGCTGAGGGGAAACCAGAGCCATATTCCTGAATTCCTCCTTCTGGGACTGACCAGTGACCCCAAATATCAGGAGTGGCTCTTTACCAGCTTCCTAGTCATGTATCTGGTCAACGTGGCTGGCAATTCAGTCATCATTGCAGCCATCCGGGGGGACACCcgcctccacacccccatgtacttcttcctctccaatctGTCCCTGGTGGACATCTGCTTTACAACCGTCATCGTGCCACGGATGCTGGCAAACACGTTGAGCAAGACCAAGAAGATCCCCTTTGCCCAATGCCTCACACAGATGTATTTCTTTGTGGCCTTTGGGATCACTGACAGCTTCCTCCTGGCTGCCATGGCTATTGACCGCTACATGGCCATCTGTAACCCACTGCATTACACCACGACCATGAGcccccagctctgtctcctgcTGGTGACAGTGTCCTGGGTGCTGTCCCACCTTCACTCACTCACCCACACGATTCTCATGGCCCGCCTCTCCTTCTGTGGGCCCAACGTCATCCACCACTTCTTCTGTGACGTCCAGCCACTGCTGACGCTCTCCTGCTCTGACACCTCTGTCAATGAGCTTTTGGCCTTCACAGAGGGCTCCTTGGTGATCATGAGTCCCTTCATCTTGATCATTGTCTCTTACGTCCACATCACCCGTGCCGTTCTGAGGGTCCCTTCTCGAGGAGGCAGGCACAAGGTCTTCTCCACCTGTGGGTCTCACCTCACAGTTGTGGCACTCTTCTATGGGACCATAATATTCGTGTACATTCGCCCCTCATCCACCTACTCAGTGACAAAGGATCGTGTGATCACTGTCATCTACACAGTGGTTACCCCCATGCTGAATCCTTTTATTTATAGTCTTAGGAATAAGGACATGAAGCAGGCCTTGAAAAAGCTGATCAGGAGAGTAGAATAG